The Ruficoccus amylovorans region TGTGATGATCGACTCGACTCTCGTTAAGGCCCACCAGAACGCCACAACGGGAAAAAGGGGGCGATGTGTCAGGCTCTGGGGCGATCCCGTGGAGGACTGACCACGAAGCTGCACATGCTTTGCGATGCGCTCGGAAGGCCACTTAAAATGCACCTCACCGGTGGTCATTGCAATGACTGCACGCAGGCCGAAACGCTGCTTGAAGGTCAGCGTGCCCAAGCCGTCATCGCAGACAAAGGCTATGACTCAAACGCCATTCGGGCCTTCATCGCTAAGGCCAAGATGAAGGCTGTTATTCCCAGTAGATGCCACCGAAAACAGCAAATCCCCCACGACAAAAAACTCTACAAGCAAAGAAACAGGATCGAACGCCTATTCGGTACGCTCAAACAAAACCGCCGCATCGCCACAAGGTTCGACCGAAACGACTCTCACTATATGGCATTCGTCTTCCTCGCATGCGCCCTCATTTGGTTGACATCCTGAATGTCCGTTAGCCCTAGGCAGCGGCGGATTTGACCAGGTTCTTGCCGGTAAGGAGGCTGATCAGCTTTTTCATCGCGGGGGTGAGCACGCGGCCCTTGCGGTGGACGATGGCCAGCGGGCGCGAGAGCTTTTTACCCTTGATGTTGAGCGAGCAGATCAGGCCCTGCTTGACCTCCTGTATGACGGTGGTCGAGGGGACGATGGAGATACCCGCGTCAATTTCGACGGCGCGCTTGACGGTCTCGATGTTGTCGAACTCCATGACCGGCTCGATGTCGAGCTTGACCTCCTTGAAGAACTGGTCGGTGGCCTTGCGGGTCGGGATGTCCTGCTCGAATCCGATGAAGCGGTGCTCGGACAAATCCTTGACCTCGACCTGCTTCTGGCGGGCCAGCGGGTGGTTCGGGCTGCAGATGACCACGAGGTGGTCCTCCTGAAAGGGGATGACTTCGAGCTGGCGGATTTTGTTGGGGTAGGCGACCAGGCCGAGATCCACGGCGTTGTGCAGCACGTCTTCGTAGACGAGATTCGAGCGGCGATACTCCACGCGGACGTTGACCGAGGGGAACTCCTGCAGGAACTCCTTCACGTACGGCGGCAACTCGTGCAGGCCGATACTGTAAATGGTGGAGATATGAATAGTCCCGCTAATAACCTTTTTCATCTCCTGCAGCTCGCTGGTGAGCTTTTCGTACATGTGCAGGAGCTCCTTTGCTGACTCGTACAGCTTCGAGCCTTCGCGGGTAAGTCGAAATTGTTTTTGACTACGGTCAACAATCAGGACATTGAAGTGTTTCTCCATCGCCCGAAGTTGTTGACTGACGGCGGACTGGGTAATGCCATTCAGCTTGGCGGCACGAGAAAAGCTCTGGCTTTCGACCAGATCGCTGAAAATCTTGAAATTTTCTATGTGCATGGACTATTGCATAATGGAATCTAATTGCAAATCAATAATAATTTTAGCGAATCTTATCTTTATTTCGCAACATGATTAAATACGCTGAATTTGCTGCCCGCTGCGAAGAAATCCAGAACCGGATTCACAAGGCTTGCGAAAACTCGGGGCGCCGACCGGAAGAGGTGACCATTCTTCCCGTGACGAAAAACCATCCCGCCGACGCCGCCCGGTACGCCGCGCAGGCCGGCTTTGCCGCCGTAGGGGAGAACCGTGTGCAGGAGGCGATGGAGAAGCAACCGCTCGCGCCAGAGGGGCTGCGCTGGGAACTGATCGGCCACCTCCAGTCAAACAAGGCCCGTCAGGCGGCCACTCATTTTGACCGCGTGCAGTCGGTGGACTCGGCAAAGCTCCTGCAGCGTCTCGACATCGCCGCCGCGGAGGCCGGGCGAACACTCGCCATCCTCCTGCAAATCAACGCCGGGGACGATCCGGCCAAGTTCGGGGTCCACTGCGACGAGGCCGAGCCCTTGCTGGCCGCCGCGTTGGCCTGCTCGCACCTGCGGGTTGACGGGCTGATGACGATTGCCCCGCTGGACGACGACAAAGCCGTGGCCGCCCGCGCCTTTGAGCGATTGCGCCTGACCCGCGACCGACTCAGTGAAAAACTCGGCACGCCTTTGCCGGTGCTCTCGATGGGGATGACCGACGACCTGGAGGAAGCCGTCAAGGCGGGCAGCACACTCGTCCGCATCGGCACCGCGCTCTTCGGGACGCGTCCGGGGTATTGAGGGAAATTAAAACCGGTTCGGGACTTATTCGGAAAGAATGGGCCTCCCGCACGATGGAGCCTTGCTGGCTCCGCAGGGGCGAAGGCCCCCTGCATGCTGTTCCAGCCGGAGTGCACCCCGGCGTCGGAGTTTGGGGTTGCCGGGGGGCGGGGAATCTTTACCGTGACGCGCTGAATGAACCCCCACGCCACTCCCGAACGCAAGGCCGCTTTGCTGGCTTTGCTGGACGACCCTTCCAAGGCCGTGCGGACCGCCGTGCTCGAAGCCTACCGGGAACTGGGCGAGACGGGAGTCTCGTGGCTGCGCGAAGCCGTGCGCGCCGATGGAGATCGGGCCGATGACGCCCGCCGCGTGCTTCACGAACTGCGCGAGGACGACCCGAAGGCGGCCTTTATCGAGTTCATCCACTCGTACCGTTACGAGCTGGAAACCGGCGCGCTCATGCTCAACCGCACCTGGTATCCGGATCTTGATCTGGCCGAGTGCTGCCTGTTCCTTGACGCCATCGCCGACCGCTGCGAACAGCTTTTCTGCGAGCCTTCGACAGACTTTGAAAAATGCCGCGTGCTCAACCGGGTGATTTTTCACGAGTACGGCTTCAGTGGAGACCAGGAGGATTTTTACCACCCCGATAACAGCTTCCTCAACCGCGTGCTTGAGCGCCGGCGCGGGCTGCCCATCACGCTCTCCATCGTGTACTTGCTCGTGGCCTACCGCTGCGGGCTGCCGCTGGAGCCGGTCGGCTTTCCCGGGCGGTTCATGGTCGGCTGCTACACCGAGGGCGAGCCGTTCTTTATCGACGTGTTCGAGAGCGGGGTTTTTCGCACCGCCGAGGAGCTGGAGGCCATGCTCGAATCCCACCGGCTGGAAAGTGACCCGGGCATTCTCGCCCCGATTTCAGTCGGCGAAGTGCTCGTGCGCTGCTGTCGCAATCTCGTCAACCAGTTTACCCGGGCGCGTGACCCCGAATCGGCTCGCCTCTACGCCGATTTCGTTCATGAATTCGAAAATGCTTACAAGCGCAAAGCTTGATCAGGACACGGTCTATAGCCTCGACGATTTGAACGACTGGCCCCGCGACGGCGTGTCGCTCGCTGTGCTCGGAGACCCGGTGGCGCACTCGCTGAGCCCGCGCATGTACCACGCCGCGCTCGCCTGCATGGCGCAGACCCAGCCGATGTTCGCGCACTGGCACTACGTGAAGATGTACGTGCCCGAAGGCCAGCTCGGCTCCGCACTGGAGCGACTCTGGGAGGCCGGTTTTCTCGGAATGAACCTCGTGCTCCCGCACAAGGTGGCGGCCATCCCGCTGGCGGCCGAACTGGACGACAACGCCCGCGAAGTTGGCGCGGTCAACACCCTGCTGCGGCTGCCGACCGGCGGCTATCGCGGTTACAACACCGACACCTACGGGTTGGAGGAAGCTGTCCGCCGTGACCTCGACGCGCAACTGGCGGGCGAGGATGTGATCCTGCTCGGGGCCGGAGGCGCGGCCCAGGCCGTGGCCCACCACATTTTACGCAGCGGCTGCAAGTCTCTCTGGATCGGCAACCGCAGCCAGGACCGGCTGGCCCGGGTGCTGGACGGCCTGCAAGCGGTGGCCGGGGAGGGGAGGCTGCACGGTTTTGACCTGACAAACCCACCCGCCGCGCTTCCGAAGACGGGCTTGATGGTCAACGGCACCTCGCTCGGGCTGCACCGGGGAGATCCCGCGCCGGTTGATGTGAGCGGTTTTTCGCCGGAGCTGAAAATTTACGATATGACCTACGGGCACGAGAACGCCCTTTGTCTGGCGGCCCGCGAACGCGGCATCCGCTACGCCGACGGGGCCTCGATGCTCGTGTGGCAAGGGGTGCGGGCGATGGAGATTTACAGCGAAACCGCCGTGCCCGCCCAACCGATGATGAACGCCGTATGCGCCGGTTCCGGCTGCCCTGTGCGCCATGTTTGAGTACATTGAAGAAATTGACACGCTCGTGCCGTGGTTCTTTCCGCTGGCGGTGTTCCTGTTCGGGGCCTGCTGGGGGAGCTTTTTAAACGTGGTCATCTACCGGGTCCCGGCGGGGAAGTCCGTCATCCGGCCCGGCTCCCATTGCGCCTGCGGCCAGCCCATCGCCTGGTATGACAATATCCCGATCCTGTCGTGGTGCCTGCTGCGCGGGAAAGCCCGCTGCTGCGGACGGTATTTCAGCTTCCGTTACCCCTTTGTCGAGTTGCTGACCGGGGTGCTCTTTGTGACGGCGTGGCTGCTGCTGCCGCCGCAGGTGGCCTTGGCCGGGTTTGTCTTTATCGCCCTGCTGATCGCGGGGACTTTTATCGATCTGGACACGATGACCCTGCCCGACCAGATCACGGTGGGCGGGTGTATCGCCGGGGTTGCGCTATCGTTTCTGTTGCCGGAACTGCACGGCTTTGGCGGGGGGGAGCCGTGGCTCTTGCGCGCCATTCGCTCAGCCGTCATCGGGATGACGGGCGCAGCGGTCGGCTCGGGCGTCATTCTGTGGATCGCGCTCAGCGCTGAGGCCGTCCTGCGCCGGGAGGCGATGGGCTTCGGCGACGTGATCCTGATGGGCTGCATCGGGGCCTTCTGCGGCTGGCAGGGAGCGCTGTTCGCGATTTTTGGCGGGGCGCTGCTGGGGACGCTGGTCGTGATCCCGATGATGATTTTGCAAAAGCTTTTCGGTCTTGCCCTGCCGGGGCCGGGCAAGGTGGTCAAGGCCGGGGCCGAAGGTGTCTCCGCTGCGCTCGACAAGGAAGAGGCCGCGGCCCGCGCCAAGGCCGAAGCCACCAGCAAGGCCGCCGCCCGTTCAGCGGGTTCCGAATGCTCCAAGGGCGATGCTGGCTCAGAGGACATCGCTGCCTCGTCCGAGTCTGCCAAGGCGGGTGCCGCCGCGCAGGAAGCCGCCGCCGACCAGCAACTGGGCATGGGCGTGGCCATTCCGTTCGGGCCGTGGCTGGCGCTGGGCGGGCTGGTTTATTTCCTGTTCATGCGCGGCCCGACCGACGCTTACCTGGAGGCGCTCAAGGCCGCTGTCTTCGCCCCCCTCGGCGGTGGTGGTGCGTGACCGCACTGGACATTGAGGGGCTACGCCCCTACGCCGCCAGAAAGGCGGCTACCCCGGTGAGTGCCCGCACGGGGTTGGCGTGGCGGGGCGCGGCGTATGGTCGGTGGAGCGGGGAGTTTGTTTACGCGGTCTCGTCGCCGGTCTTGATCTTTTCCGGATTCCAGCCTTTATTCAACCGACATGAAAGCCCGTCGCAAGCCCGTGAAAAAACGCCTGAAAATATTGGGTGTCGGCTTGGCTGTGCTGGTGTTTTTTCCGCTTTCGGTACTGGTGCTGATTCTTTACGCCCGGCGTGAAGTCGAGACTTCGGCGCAGGGACGGGTGGCGAGCGAGGCTGGAGGCGTTCCGAAAACGCGGGTTGCGCTGGTGCTGGGGTGCTCGCGGTATTTGGACAGCGGAGAGGAGAATCTGTTTTTCTCCGCGCGGATGGATGCGGCCCGCGAACTTTACGAGGCCGGGGCGGTCGAGTACCTGCTGGTCAGCGGTGACAACTCTCGGCCTGACTACGACGAAAGCTCGGACATGAAGGAGGCGCTGATGGAGCAGGGCGTGCCGGAGGAACGAATCGCGTGCGATTATGCCGGATTCAGCACGCTGGATTCGGTCCTGCGGGCGCGTGAGGTATTCGGACTGGAGCAGTTTGTTATCGTTTCGCAGGGGTTCCATGTGCGCCGCGCGCTCTACATCGCTCGCGCCAACGGCCTCGACGCCACCGGCTACGCGGCTCGCGACGTGGGCGGGACCGGAGGAAAGTTTATCCGGCTGCGCGAGGCGCTGGCCAGGGTAAAAGTCCTCCTCGATGTGCGCGTGTTCGGGCGCGCGCCGAAGTTCCTTGGAGAGCCTGTTGTGATTGGCCAGCATCCTTGACCGTTGGGGCGTTATTGCCGTGTTTTTCCACGATTCCCGTAAAACCTTTCGGTTCCTATGCATCCCATTCTGAAACTCGTCCTGCTGCTTTGTTGCAGTAATGTCTTCATGACCTTCGCCTGGTACGCTCATCTGAAGGAGATGAACAACCGGCCTTGGATCATCGCGGCGCTGGTGAGCTGGGGCATTGCGCTGCTGGAGTACCTCTTTCAGGTGCCCGCCAACCGGATCGGCTACACCGTGCTCAGCGTCGGGCAACTCAAAATCATTCAGGAGGTGATCACGCTTTCGGTCTTTGTCCCGTTCTCGGTCTTCTACATGCGCGAGCCCCTCAAGTGGGACTACCTCTGGGCCGGGCTGTGTCTGGTGGGTGCGGTCTATTTTATGTTCCGCGATAAAATTGCCTGAGGATCGCGGGCGGCGGGTTCGGCCTCGCTTTCGCGGGAGGGGGAGGGTGCGCCCATAATCGGCTTGCCTGAGGGCGGGGCGAGGGCTTTGATTGCGGGTTTCGCACCGAACCGACATGAGGCCCGAGTTTTCCATCATCATCCCTTTCTACAACGAAGAAGAAAGCGTCGTCGCGGTGCTCGAAGAAGTCCGCCGCTGCCAGCCGGAGGCCGAAATCATCGCGGTGGACGATGGCAGCTCCGACGCCACTTGGGAGAAAATCTGCTCCGTACAAGGCATCCGTGGGCTTCGCCCCTCGGCCAACCGGGGGCAGAGCGCGGCCATGTACGCCGGGCTCCAGCGGGCGACGGCTCCCGTGGTCGGCCTGATGGACGGCGACGGCCAGAACGACCCGGCTGATTTCGCCAAGCTCCTGTCCGCGATGAACGAAGGCGTGGACGTGGTGGTCGGCTACCGGGCCAAGCGCAAGGACACCTTTAGCCGCCGGGCCGCCTCCAAGATCGCCAACCGCATCCGGCGGATGTTTCTGGACGACGGGGTGCGCGACACCGGCTGCTCGCTCAAGGTCTTCCGGCGAGAGGCGGTCCAGTACCTGGTGCCTTTCAACGGCCTGCATCGCTACCTGCCCGCGATTTTCAAAAAGGCCGGACTGCGCATCGCCGAGGTCCCGGTCAACCACCGTCCGCGCGAGCTGGGCGTCTCCAAGTACACGAACTGGGACCGCGCCCTGCGCGGCATTTACGACCTCATCGGGGTGAGCTGGCTGCTCAAGCGCAAGGTCCATTATCCCTCTATCGAAGAGAATTTGCATGATTGATTGCCTGACTTTCCTGGCTACCGCCACCACGACGGCAGCCGATACCGCCGCGCAAGCCGGTTTTATGGACCGCACCTTGTTCGAGGTGCCAGGGCTTGGCCTGACCGTGACGCTGTGGAAGGTGATCGGCTACTTCGGGGTGGCCGTCTTTGGCTCGCGCTGGCTGGTGCAGGTCTTCGCCACTCATAAGGCGAAAAAAGTGACCATGCCCCGCCTCTTCTGGTACATGAGCCTGACCGGCAGCCTCTGCCTGATCTCGTACTTCATCTGGGGCAAGAACGACTCGGTCGGCATCCTCTCGAACCTTTTCCCGGCGACCATCGCGTTTTACAACCTCATCACCGACATTCGCCATGCCAAGGTGCAAAAGGCCGAGGCGCAGGAGATCGGCGAATGATTTTTTCAACGGAAGTCCGGGAAGATTGGTGAGCAATTATTGCAGGCCTTTCATTCCGACCTTCCTTTTAAAATCCTTTGGAACCTAATTACCGAAGAGCCAGAACCCGGCCTTGATCCACAGCGGGATGGTGAGCATCCCGGCGAGGCAACTGGCGGCCACGGCCTGGAAGGCGAGGTTACCGGAGCCGCCGTAGTGCTTGGCCAATACAACCGGGAAAATCCCGCAGGGCATGGCGGCGTGGACGATGACGACGTCCCGCACGGCGGGTGAAAAGGGAATGACGCAGGTCGCCCCGAGCATGAGCGCGGGCAGCACGAGGTGTCGCATGCAGACGCCCCCGGCCACGACGCCGGGGCGCAACCGGGCGCCACTTTCGCGGGCCAGTTCGCAGAAGGCCACCCCGATGATAAAAATCCCGACCGGGATGGCGCAGGCCGCCAGCATGTCGATCAGGCCGAGGGCGGCGGAGGGAAAAAGGTCGTGCCCGCCCAGGTAATTCAGGGGCAGGCCAATGAGCACGGCCACCGCCGGGGGCGAGAAGGCTTTTTTCAGATTGCGGCGGTTAAAGCTCCCCGAGACGACGCTAACCCCGACCGTCCAGATGGCCAGGTCCACCCCGACGTTGACCACGAGCATGACCCCGATGGCCGCGTCGGAGAAAAACAGCGAGGCCACCGGGATGGCCACGTAACCGTAGTTGTAGGTCGCCGCGACAAAGGCAAACGTCCCCCGGTCACGCGCCTCGCGGATGCCGAACAGCGGCGCGCACAAGGCCGAAACCAGCACCCCGCCCGCCACGAACAAGTAACCCGTAGCGACGGATTCGACTACGACCGAGCTTTCGCGCAGCAGTTCGTTGCCCAGCACGAAGCGGAAAATCAGGCACGGGTACAGCAGGTACACGACCAGACGCATGACTTCGCGCTCGCCCTGCGCGGAAAACCACCCTCGCGCCCGGGCTGCCCAGCCCAGCCCCACCAACAGGAAAACCGGCAGCACCGCCGAAAAAATTGTGCCGTAATCGACCATAAACAGCCGGGTATTATCCTCTGCCCGTCCGCGCCTGTCTAGGTCGTTTTAGAAGCGAATTCGGTCACGAAGCACACAAAATAATTCCGTTTCCCAACAGAAATGAGACCAGCCTTTTCAATCGCCTTGATCAAGTCAGGGATTTAACAGGAAGAGCGGAAAGAGCGCCAAGCGGGACAGGAGGCATCTTCTTCCTTACTTTCCGGCCTTCCTGTTAAATCTTTTAGGCCCTGGCGCAGCGAACCTCATGCTTCCTGGGCCTTGGGCAGGGTGATGGTAAAGGTGGTGCCGCCGTTGGTCATGGTCTCGAAGTCGATGCTGCCGCCGTGGGCGTCCACGATGGATTTGACAATCGCTGTGCCCAGGCCGGTGCCGCGGCTCTTGCCGTAGGTGATGAAGGGGCTGAAAAGGTTGTGACGGATGGACTCGGGGATGCCCTTGCCGTTGTCGCTGACGATGATTTCGGCCGTCGATTCGAGGTTGTGGACAAAGATCTGCACCTGGCCGCGCCGATCCTCATCGAAGGCTTCGATGGCGTTGCCGACGAGGTTTTGCAGCACGCGGATGAGCTTGCTCTCCTCGCCCATGACGGTGACGGGGGTGGCCCGCATCTCGATCACCACGCGGTCGTGGCGGAAAAACGGTTCGTTCATCTGCCGGAACTTCTCGCACAGTTCGGCCAGGTCGATCCGCGTCAGGTGGAGCCGCTGCTCGCCCTTGGAGAACTCGCTCAGCTCGTTGGCCATCTCGACCATGCGCTGCACCTGAGCCTCGATGTTTTCGCAGATGCGGAGGGTCTTGGGGTCGGGATGCTGGCTGCGCAGGAGCTGCGCGCCAAGGCTGATCAGGGTGAAGGGGTTTTTAAAGTCGTGGATGATGGTGTTCATCATCGTGCCGACCATGGCCATCTTTTCCTTCTGGAGCATGTCGTCCACGTAGTGTCGGGTGGTGGCGTGGAGGTGGTTGACAATGCTGCCGAGGATTTGCTCGATGGGGCCGGGAGTGTTTTTGATGAACTCGACCAGACTGTCGCGCCCGATCTGGGCGATCTTTACCGGGGTGGTCTGAGCCACGGCATTGAGCGCGCGCGGCGCACCGGTGAAAATCCCGATCTCGCCAAAGAAGTTCCCCGCTTCGCTGTAACTGATGATGCGGTCTTCCTCGCCGGGGATGCTCTTGGTGAAGGCGACGGTGCCCTCCAGCACGAGGCAGAGCGTATCCGAGGGGCTGCCTTCGGTAAAAACCACGTCACCCTTCTTATATTCGCTGACGGCAGTCCGTTCCGCCAACGGGCGGACATCCTCCACATCGGAAGCGTGGAAAAAGGGATGGTCCTCGATCTGCATTGCTGGGGCGTCTGTTTTCTCTGCCGAATAAGCTTTCTATGAAAAGTAAAAGCCTTTTACGTTTGCGGGTCTAGCCCGAATATCAACGGTTTAGGTAGTGGATATGCCTTAGAAAAGGCCATCGTCCGACGTTTTCATGACCCAAGTCCCGACTCTTGGAGAGCCGCTGCCTAGCGTTATCAACCCGATGTCGCAGGCGAATCCGGTTCCCGGGGGAGTAACGCTTTCAGGTGGGCGAGGCCGCCGTTGAGGTCATTAAATTCGCCGTCGAGCTGGGCCTCGTAGCAGGCGTCGATCAGGGGGCGGAAGCGCGGGCCGGGCTTGAGCCCGAACGCGATCAGGTGGCGGCCCTGGATGAGCGGCTCGGGGGCGGCGTCCTTGATCGAGAGGGCCTCGGCCCGCTCCAGCAGCCACTGCCCGGCGGGGAAGTCGGCGCTCAGCGGCGGGCGGCCGCCCATGTCGGCTTCGGCCACGCGGATCAGCCGGTCAATACGTCCGACCTTGCGGGCCAGCCTGCGCACGGCGTTGTCGCCGGCCTGGGCGGCGTGGAGGAGGGCGGGGCGCATGTGGGTCTCGACCAGGATGAGCACGTCCTCGATCAGTTGCTGGTGCGCGGTCAGGTGGCGCAGGAACAACTCCGCCGGAATGACGCCCTCGGTGTCGTGCCGGGGGGAGCGGATGCGCCCGTCCTCGTCGGTGTAGGTCGTTTGTGGCTTGCCCATGTCGTGGCAGAGCACGGCCAGGCCGACGACGAGATCTTCCCAGTCGTTGCCGATGCGTTGCCGGGCGAAGGCGTCCATGCAGTGCAGGGTGTGGGTCCACACGTCGCCCTCGGGGTGCCACTGCGGGTCTTGCTCGCAGCCGACGAGCGCGGCCAGTTCGGGCGTGTAGCGTATCCAGCCACAGTCTTTTAAAAAGGTCAGCCCGAGCGAGGGGCGAACGCCCTTGAGCACGAGCTTTTCCCACTCGCTGAAGATGCGTTCACGGGGGAGGTTTTCCGGGGTGATCTGACGGCAAAGCTCCAGCGTCTCCGGGGCGATGGTTAACTCGAAACGCGCCAGAAACTGCATGGCCCGCAGCACGCGCAAGGGGTCTTCGCTGAACTTGTCCGAGGTGTGGCGCAGGATGCGGTTTTCCAGGTCGGCGCGTCCGTTGAAGGGATCGACCAGCTCGCCGCTGAGCGGGTCCCAGGAGAGGGCGTTGAGTGTGAAGTCGCGCCGCGAAGCCGCCTCGACCTGGCTCATGTGTGGGTCACCCGTGACGGCGAAGCCCCGGTGGCCAGTGCCCTGTTTGGACTCGCGACGGGGCAGGCTCACGTCCAGCTCCAGGCCCCTCAGCTTGAATACCCCGAAGGCGCGGCCCACGGCGTTGACCTCGAAGTCACGGCGCAGCAGCCTCAGAAGGAGCTTTTCCTCCAGTCCGAAGACCTCCATGTCGGCGTCCTTGGAGGCGCGCCCGAGCAGGGCGTCGCGCACGCAGCCCCCGACGAAGAAGGCCCGCCCTCCGGTCTGGCGCACGGCCTCGGCGATGCGCACCCCGGCGTCGAATTCGGTGGGGCGGAGGGAGCTTTGAATGGATATTAACCTGCTGGACATCAAGCTAATGAGTTAGATTAATCTTTTTACTTTACTATTTTACCTAATTAAGTAAGTTTTCATCTATCATGACACCCATGACGATGCCCACCCTGGAACCGGATCTCAAGCGGGAAAACGAGGAACTGATCGCCCTGCCGGCGGCAGAGCGCATCCGTCGCGCCCACGAGCGATGGGGGGATTCGCTGGTCATGAGCACGAGCTTCGGCGTGCAGTCGGCGGTGCTGCTGCACATGGCCAATACCGTCGTGCCCGGCATCCCGGTTATTTTTGTCGATACCGGCTATCTGTTTCCCGAGACCTATCGTTTCGCGCAGGAGTTGACCGACCGGTTGGAGTTGAACCTGAAAATCTACACCCCCCGCCGTACTTCAGCCATGCAGGAGGCGCTGGAGGGTAAGCGTTGGGAAAAGGACATCGCCGCGCTCGAATCCTACAACCACGAAAACAAGGTCGAACCGATGAACCGCGCCCTGCGCGAACTCGACGCCCAGGCGTGGATTTCCGGACTACGCCGGGTGCAGTCCTCGACTCGCGGACATCTGCGCCCGCTGGAGCGCCAGAACAAGACTTTCAAGGCTTACCCGATCATCGACTGGACGGACCGCGACATCTATAATTACCTGAGCGAAAACAGCCTGCCGTACCATCCCCTTTGGGACGAGGGCTATGTCTCTGTCGGCGACTGGCACAGCACTTCGAAGCTTGAGGCCGGGATGAACGCCGAAGACACCCGCTTCGGCGGGCGCAAGCGTGAGTGCGGCCTGCACGAGATGTCAGATCGCGGCGGCGACTACCAGATCTGATCGAACTGATTTAAGAAAGGTGACTCGCACAGAGCCACGGAGATTTTTAATTTAAAATTTCCCGTGATATTCGTGCTTATACCCAGAAGCTAAGTCGTGTCTTCAAAAATACTGTAGCCACAAAATTTGAATGGCTAAATGGCTAATTGTTAATTGTTGGATGCGGAACGTAGAAAACAACAATTAGCCATTTTAACCATTTAGCCATTCGGCCTTTGAGCAGGCGGCTACGATTCTATTTAAAACGCGCTAATACTTCTGCCGGAGCTTCCAGATCACGCGGGCGTCGGTGATGAGGGTTGCGAGCACAGCGGGGGAGATGGACTGCTTGGGGTCGTCGCCGATGCCGGATTTCGGGTCGATGTGGGTCTCGACAACAAAGCCGTCGGCCCCGTAGGCCATAGCGGCGAGGGCGGCTCCCGGGACGTAGGCGGCGCGGCCCACCGAGTGCGAGGGGTCCACGATAACGGGCGCCCAACTCTTGGCCTTTAAAAGTTGCGTGATCGACTCGTCCGGGTGGTTGCGGTAGCCGTCCATGGAGGGGAGGGTGCCTCGCGGGCATAGCAGTACCTTGGGATTACCCGCCGAGACGATGTACTCGGCGGCGGCCAGAAACTCATCTACCGGGGCCATCGGGCGTCCGCGCTTGAGCAGGACGGCGGTCTTTGAGCCCGCAGTTTGCGCCCCGATCTGACGCAGGAGGGGGTAGTTGAGCGCGTTGCGCGCGCCGATCTGAATCACGTCGATCCCGGCCTCCAGCACGAGCCGCAGGTGGTCTGTGTCCATGACCTCGGTGTTGATGGCCAGGCCGGTACGGGCGCGGGCTTCCAGCAGGATGTCGAGCGCGGCGTTGTCGCCCTGATAGGAGTAGGGCATGGTGCGGGGCTTCCAGACGCCGCCGCGCAGGATGTGCCCGCCGGCCTCTTTGACCGCCTGGGCGGTTTCATAGAAAAGGTTCGGGTTCTTCGGGTCGATGGTGCAGGGGCCAGCGATGAAAAGCGGTTCCTTGCCGATCTCGACTCCGGCCAACTGGCGCTTACCCTCGGCCAGCGAGGACTTGATGTCCATCAGCTTGTAGGGCGAGTCAATCGCGTCCACGCGCGCCACGTAATCAAGCCCGAGCAAGCGGTTCATCATGGTCTCGTGGCGTTCGTCCCCGAGGATGGCGTAGATGCAGCGCTCGGCCCCGACGATGGTCTGAATGCGGCAGCCGAATTCGCCGACGATTTTTTCGACTTCTTCGAGTTGGGCGGGGGTGAGACGTGGGTTGCGCGGGATGATCATGGCTGGAAAATATCAGGGGTGGAAAATGACGGCAGGCCAGACCCTCTTGGGCGTGCGCCGGGTGGTGCGCCCAGATGAGATAACTTAACCGCGGGGCGAGGCTGGTCCCTGGTTGCGGCGGCGCGATTGCGGGACGCCGTGCCGTG contains the following coding sequences:
- a CDS encoding phosphoadenylyl-sulfate reductase — protein: MTMPTLEPDLKRENEELIALPAAERIRRAHERWGDSLVMSTSFGVQSAVLLHMANTVVPGIPVIFVDTGYLFPETYRFAQELTDRLELNLKIYTPRRTSAMQEALEGKRWEKDIAALESYNHENKVEPMNRALRELDAQAWISGLRRVQSSTRGHLRPLERQNKTFKAYPIIDWTDRDIYNYLSENSLPYHPLWDEGYVSVGDWHSTSKLEAGMNAEDTRFGGRKRECGLHEMSDRGGDYQI
- a CDS encoding 3-deoxy-D-arabino-heptulosonate 7-phosphate synthase: MIIPRNPRLTPAQLEEVEKIVGEFGCRIQTIVGAERCIYAILGDERHETMMNRLLGLDYVARVDAIDSPYKLMDIKSSLAEGKRQLAGVEIGKEPLFIAGPCTIDPKNPNLFYETAQAVKEAGGHILRGGVWKPRTMPYSYQGDNAALDILLEARARTGLAINTEVMDTDHLRLVLEAGIDVIQIGARNALNYPLLRQIGAQTAGSKTAVLLKRGRPMAPVDEFLAAAEYIVSAGNPKVLLCPRGTLPSMDGYRNHPDESITQLLKAKSWAPVIVDPSHSVGRAAYVPGAALAAMAYGADGFVVETHIDPKSGIGDDPKQSISPAVLATLITDARVIWKLRQKY